A single genomic interval of Streptomyces graminofaciens harbors:
- the lpdA gene encoding dihydrolipoyl dehydrogenase: MANDASTVFDLVILGGGSGGYAAALRGAQLGLDVALIEKDKVGGTCLHRGCIPTKALLHAGEIADQARESEQFGVKATFEGIDVPAVHKYKDGVISGLYKGLQGLIASRKVTYIEGEGRLSSPTSVDVNGQRIQGRHVLLATGSVPKSLPGLEIDGNRIISSDHALVLDRVPKSAIILGGGVIGVEFASAWKSFGADVTVIEGLKHLVPVEDENSSKLLERAFRKRGIKFNLGTFFSKAEYTAEGIKVTLADGKEFDAEVLLVAVGRGPVSAGLGYEEQGVAMDRGYVLVDEYMRTNVPTISAVGDLVPTLQLAHVGFAEGMLVAERLAGLKVVPIDYDGVPRVTYCHPEVASVGITEAKAKEIYGADKVVALKYNLAGNGKSKILNTSGEIKLVQVKDGAVVGVHMVGDRMGEQVGEAQLIYNWEALPAEVAQLVHAHPTQNEALGEAHLALAGKPLHSHD; the protein is encoded by the coding sequence GTGGCGAACGACGCCAGCACCGTTTTCGACCTAGTGATCCTCGGCGGTGGTAGCGGTGGTTACGCCGCGGCCCTGCGCGGGGCGCAGCTGGGCCTGGACGTCGCCCTGATCGAGAAGGACAAGGTCGGCGGCACCTGCCTGCACCGGGGTTGCATCCCCACGAAGGCCCTGCTGCACGCGGGCGAGATCGCCGACCAGGCCCGCGAGAGCGAGCAGTTCGGTGTGAAGGCCACCTTCGAGGGCATCGACGTCCCCGCCGTCCACAAGTACAAGGACGGCGTGATCTCCGGCCTGTACAAGGGTCTGCAGGGGCTCATCGCCTCCCGCAAGGTCACCTACATCGAGGGTGAGGGCCGACTGTCCTCCCCCACCTCCGTCGACGTGAACGGCCAGCGCATCCAGGGCCGCCACGTCCTGCTGGCGACCGGCTCCGTGCCGAAGTCGCTGCCGGGCCTGGAGATCGACGGCAACCGCATCATCTCCTCGGACCACGCCCTCGTCCTGGACCGTGTGCCGAAGTCCGCGATCATCCTGGGCGGCGGCGTCATCGGCGTCGAGTTCGCCTCCGCGTGGAAGTCGTTCGGCGCCGACGTCACCGTCATCGAGGGCCTGAAGCACCTCGTCCCGGTCGAGGACGAGAACAGCTCCAAGCTTCTCGAGCGCGCGTTCCGCAAGCGCGGCATCAAGTTCAACCTGGGCACGTTCTTCTCGAAGGCCGAGTACACCGCCGAGGGCATCAAGGTCACCCTGGCCGACGGCAAGGAGTTCGACGCCGAGGTCCTGCTGGTCGCGGTGGGCCGTGGGCCCGTCTCCGCCGGTCTCGGCTACGAGGAGCAGGGCGTCGCGATGGACCGCGGCTACGTCCTGGTCGACGAGTACATGCGCACGAACGTCCCGACCATCTCCGCCGTCGGTGACCTGGTCCCGACCCTCCAGCTCGCGCACGTCGGCTTCGCCGAGGGCATGCTGGTGGCGGAGCGTCTGGCCGGTCTGAAGGTCGTTCCGATCGACTACGACGGTGTCCCCCGGGTGACGTACTGCCACCCCGAGGTCGCCTCCGTCGGCATCACCGAGGCCAAGGCCAAGGAGATCTACGGCGCGGACAAGGTCGTCGCTCTGAAGTACAACCTCGCGGGCAACGGCAAGAGCAAGATCCTGAACACCTCGGGCGAGATCAAGCTCGTCCAGGTCAAGGACGGTGCCGTGGTCGGCGTCCACATGGTGGGTGACCGCATGGGTGAGCAGGTCGGCGAAGCCCAGCTGATCTACAACTGGGAAGCCCTCCCCGCCGAGGTCGCCCAGCTCGTCCACGCCCACCCGACGCAGAACGAGGCGCTCGGCGAGGCCCACCTGGCCCTCGCGGGCAAGCCGCTGCACTCGCACGACTGA
- a CDS encoding DUF4240 domain-containing protein produces the protein MDETEFWELVDTTREAAEGDPEEHADLLVERLGRLDPESVLDFARHFESRYNRAYSWDVWGAAWVLLDGASDDAFDFFRCWLIGQGREIFEGGVHDPDSLADLLPDFDEEIDGDGEELGYAADEAYEQLTGVVAPDLGIPPPPGEPEGAPLDFENESVLAERYPKLWERFRP, from the coding sequence ATGGACGAGACGGAGTTCTGGGAGCTGGTGGACACCACCCGCGAGGCCGCCGAGGGCGATCCCGAGGAGCACGCCGATCTGCTCGTGGAACGGCTCGGCCGGCTGGACCCGGAGTCCGTGCTGGACTTCGCCCGGCACTTCGAATCGCGTTACAACCGCGCGTACAGCTGGGACGTGTGGGGCGCCGCCTGGGTGCTGCTCGACGGGGCCAGCGACGACGCGTTCGACTTCTTCCGGTGCTGGCTGATCGGCCAGGGCCGGGAAATCTTCGAGGGCGGGGTGCACGACCCGGACTCGCTCGCCGATCTGCTGCCCGACTTCGACGAGGAGATCGACGGGGACGGCGAGGAGCTGGGGTACGCGGCGGACGAGGCGTACGAGCAGCTCACCGGTGTGGTCGCCCCGGACCTCGGCATCCCGCCCCCGCCCGGCGAACCCGAGGGCGCGCCGCTCGACTTCGAGAACGAGTCGGTGCTCGCGGAGCGCTACCCCAAGCTGTGGGAGCGGTTCAGGCCCTGA
- a CDS encoding MarP family serine protease yields the protein MDLLDILLFLVILAYAASGYRRGLVAGCVSLAGFVGGAAVGVWVLPWVMELVTAGTPAATITAVVTVLVPGVVGHELAGRLALRLRREIDRSPLRVLDGVGGAAANSIAVLIVAWVAASVLGASSSALVTNSIRNSALLGAVQNTMPDTTPAWFSNATSALTEAGFPQVFNPFENEATAEVAKPSGDNVTAAATNAAKRSTVKIEGVSGTQGREGSGFVYSSEHVMTNAHVVAGIDDPTVRVGGVGKTYEARVVLFDPDKDVAVLYVPGLRAPVISFDDSASRGDAAVVAGYPEDGGLDLQAATVASRIDATGRNIYNTDSVTREIYSIRSTVRPGNSGGPLLTTDGRVYGVVFARSTSDAETGYVLTVEEVAAEARSAAEATEAVDTGDLVTS from the coding sequence GTGGACCTGCTCGACATCCTGCTGTTCCTGGTGATCCTGGCCTACGCGGCGTCCGGGTACCGTCGTGGCCTGGTGGCCGGATGCGTCTCCCTGGCCGGGTTCGTGGGCGGCGCGGCAGTGGGTGTGTGGGTGCTGCCCTGGGTGATGGAGCTGGTGACGGCGGGCACCCCGGCGGCGACGATCACGGCCGTGGTGACGGTGCTGGTGCCGGGCGTGGTCGGGCACGAGCTGGCGGGCAGGCTGGCCCTGCGGCTGCGCCGGGAGATCGACCGCAGCCCGCTGCGGGTGCTGGACGGCGTGGGCGGGGCGGCGGCCAACTCGATCGCCGTGCTCATCGTGGCCTGGGTCGCCGCGAGCGTCCTCGGCGCCTCCTCGTCCGCGCTGGTGACGAACTCGATCCGCAACTCCGCGCTGCTCGGCGCGGTGCAGAACACCATGCCGGACACGACCCCGGCGTGGTTCTCCAACGCCACCTCCGCGCTGACCGAGGCGGGCTTCCCGCAGGTCTTCAACCCGTTCGAGAACGAGGCCACGGCCGAGGTCGCCAAGCCCTCCGGGGACAACGTCACGGCGGCCGCGACCAACGCCGCCAAGCGCAGCACGGTCAAGATCGAGGGCGTCTCGGGCACGCAGGGCCGCGAGGGCAGCGGCTTCGTGTACTCCTCCGAGCATGTGATGACCAACGCCCATGTGGTGGCGGGCATCGACGACCCGACCGTGCGCGTGGGCGGGGTCGGCAAGACGTACGAGGCCCGCGTCGTGCTGTTCGACCCCGACAAGGACGTGGCGGTGCTCTACGTCCCCGGCCTGAGGGCTCCCGTCATCAGCTTCGACGACAGCGCCTCACGCGGTGACGCGGCGGTCGTCGCCGGCTATCCGGAGGACGGCGGCCTCGACCTCCAGGCGGCCACGGTCGCCAGCCGTATCGACGCGACCGGCCGGAACATCTACAACACCGACTCGGTGACCCGCGAGATCTACTCCATCCGCTCCACCGTCCGCCCCGGCAACTCCGGTGGCCCGCTCCTGACCACCGACGGGCGGGTCTACGGCGTCGTCTTCGCCCGCTCGACGTCCGACGCGGAGACGGGTTACGTCCTGACCGTGGAGGAGGTCGCGGCCGAGGCCCGCAGCGCGGCGGAGGCGACGGAGGCTGTGGACACGGGTGACCTGGTGACGTCGTAA
- a CDS encoding helix-turn-helix transcriptional regulator: protein MRAARLIKMVLLLQSRPSMTAAELARELEVSERTVTRDAQALSEAGVPVYADRGRTGGYRLIGGYRTRLTGLARSEAEALFLSGVPGALREMGLEDAASAARLKVSAALLPSLRDASHSAAQRFHLDAPDWFKQPKTPDLLPTVADTVWDDRRIVARYRSRETEVERQLDPYGLVLKAGVWYLCARVAKQEEGEDNHKHGAYRVYRIDRFTSITPAPERFTRDETFDLAGFWDEHAEQFARSILRTEVVLRLSPRGLRGLSHAVDPVSAREAQKTAGPPEDDGWVTLTLPVESDEVARAQLTALGPEVEVLAPESLRTRFAEDARRLATLYRTPRGPQDTHDTHDTHNTSYET from the coding sequence ATGCGTGCCGCCCGCCTCATCAAAATGGTGTTGCTCCTCCAGTCCCGCCCCTCCATGACCGCCGCCGAACTCGCCCGCGAACTGGAGGTCTCCGAGCGCACCGTCACCCGCGACGCCCAGGCGCTCTCCGAAGCCGGCGTCCCGGTGTACGCGGACCGCGGCCGCACCGGCGGCTACCGGCTCATCGGCGGCTACCGCACCCGCCTCACCGGCCTCGCGCGCAGCGAGGCCGAGGCGCTGTTCCTCAGCGGTGTACCGGGCGCGCTACGCGAGATGGGCCTGGAGGACGCAGCCTCGGCCGCCCGCCTCAAGGTGTCCGCCGCCCTCCTGCCCTCCCTCCGCGACGCCTCCCACAGCGCCGCCCAGCGCTTCCACCTGGACGCACCGGACTGGTTCAAGCAGCCGAAGACCCCCGACCTCCTCCCCACCGTCGCCGACACGGTGTGGGACGACCGCCGGATCGTCGCCCGGTACCGCAGCCGCGAGACCGAGGTGGAACGACAGCTGGACCCGTACGGGCTCGTACTCAAGGCGGGCGTCTGGTACCTGTGCGCGCGGGTGGCGAAACAGGAGGAGGGCGAAGACAACCACAAGCACGGGGCGTACCGCGTCTACCGCATCGACCGCTTCACCTCGATCACGCCCGCCCCGGAGCGGTTCACCCGGGACGAGACGTTCGACCTGGCCGGCTTCTGGGACGAACACGCCGAACAGTTCGCCCGTTCGATCCTGCGCACGGAGGTCGTGCTCCGTCTCTCCCCGCGCGGGCTGCGCGGACTGTCGCACGCCGTCGATCCCGTCTCCGCGCGGGAGGCACAGAAGACAGCGGGCCCCCCGGAGGACGACGGATGGGTGACACTGACCCTTCCGGTGGAGTCCGATGAGGTCGCCCGCGCTCAGCTCACGGCGCTCGGACCGGAGGTCGAGGTACTGGCACCGGAGAGCCTGCGGACACGTTTCGCCGAGGACGCGCGCCGGCTGGCCACGCTGTACCGAACACCCCGCGGCCCACAGGACACACACGACACCCACGACACGCACAACACTTCGTACGAGACATAA
- the sucB gene encoding 2-oxoglutarate dehydrogenase, E2 component, dihydrolipoamide succinyltransferase gives MAVSVTLPALGESVTEGTVTRWLKAEGERVEADEPLLEVSTDKVDTEIPSPVAGILASIKVAEDETVEVGAELALIDDGTGAPAAAPAPAAAEAPAPAAAPAPAPVAEAPAAPAPAPAAAPAAPAGGATGTDVVLPALGESVTEGTVTRWLKEVGESVEADEPLLEVSTDKVDTEIPAPTSGVLLEIVVAEDETAEVGAKLAVIGAPGAAPAAAPAAPAPAPAAAAPAPAPAPAAPAPAPAPVAPAAPVAPPAPVAPAAPAPAPVAAAPAAPAPAPAPVAAAPAAAKATDEGAYVTPLVRKLAAENAVDLGSVKGTGVGGRIRKQDVIAAAEAAKAAAAAPAPAAAPAAAAAKKAPALEVSPLRGQTVKMTRIRKVIGDNMVKALREQAQLSSVVEVDITRLMKLRGQAKDSFAAREGVKLSPMPFFVKAAAQALKAHPVINARINEAEGTITYFDAENVGIAVDSEKGLMTPVIKGAGDLNIAGIAKATADLAGKVRANKITPDELSGATFTISNTGSRGALFDTIIVPPNQVAILGIGATVKRPAVIETEEGTVIGVRDMTYLTLSYDHRLVDGADAARYLTAVKAILEAGEFEVELGL, from the coding sequence ATGGCGGTTTCCGTAACCCTTCCGGCGCTCGGCGAGAGCGTCACCGAGGGCACTGTCACCCGCTGGCTGAAGGCCGAGGGTGAGCGCGTCGAGGCCGACGAGCCGCTGCTCGAGGTCTCCACCGACAAGGTCGACACCGAGATCCCCTCCCCGGTCGCCGGCATCCTGGCGTCCATCAAGGTCGCCGAGGACGAGACCGTCGAGGTCGGCGCCGAGCTGGCCCTGATCGACGACGGCACGGGCGCGCCCGCTGCCGCCCCGGCCCCCGCCGCCGCCGAAGCTCCGGCCCCGGCTGCCGCGCCCGCCCCGGCGCCGGTCGCCGAGGCCCCCGCTGCCCCGGCTCCGGCCCCCGCCGCGGCTCCGGCCGCCCCGGCCGGTGGCGCCACGGGCACCGACGTGGTCCTCCCCGCGCTCGGCGAGAGCGTCACCGAGGGCACCGTCACCCGCTGGCTCAAGGAGGTCGGCGAGAGCGTCGAGGCCGACGAGCCGCTGCTCGAGGTCTCCACGGACAAGGTCGACACCGAGATCCCGGCGCCCACCTCCGGTGTGCTCCTGGAGATCGTCGTCGCCGAGGACGAGACCGCCGAGGTCGGCGCCAAGCTGGCCGTCATCGGCGCCCCGGGTGCCGCTCCGGCGGCTGCCCCGGCCGCCCCGGCTCCGGCGCCCGCCGCCGCTGCCCCGGCCCCGGCTCCGGCCCCGGCCGCCCCCGCGCCCGCGCCCGCTCCGGTCGCGCCCGCGGCTCCGGTCGCCCCGCCGGCCCCCGTCGCGCCCGCCGCCCCGGCTCCGGCCCCCGTGGCCGCCGCCCCGGCTGCTCCGGCCCCCGCGCCGGCCCCGGTCGCCGCCGCGCCCGCCGCCGCCAAGGCGACGGACGAGGGTGCGTACGTGACCCCGCTGGTGCGCAAGCTCGCCGCCGAGAACGCCGTCGACCTGGGCTCCGTCAAGGGCACCGGCGTCGGCGGTCGTATCCGCAAGCAGGACGTCATCGCCGCCGCCGAGGCCGCGAAGGCCGCCGCCGCCGCCCCGGCTCCGGCCGCCGCCCCGGCTGCCGCCGCCGCCAAGAAGGCCCCGGCGCTGGAGGTCTCCCCCCTCCGTGGCCAGACCGTCAAGATGACCCGCATCCGCAAGGTCATCGGCGACAACATGGTCAAGGCCCTGCGTGAGCAGGCCCAGCTGTCCTCGGTCGTCGAGGTCGACATCACCCGTCTGATGAAGCTCCGGGGACAGGCGAAGGACTCCTTCGCGGCCCGCGAGGGCGTCAAGCTCTCCCCGATGCCGTTCTTCGTCAAGGCCGCCGCCCAGGCGCTGAAGGCCCACCCGGTCATCAACGCCCGGATCAACGAGGCCGAGGGCACGATCACCTACTTCGACGCCGAGAACGTCGGTATCGCGGTGGACTCCGAGAAGGGCCTGATGACCCCGGTCATCAAGGGCGCGGGCGACCTCAACATCGCCGGCATCGCCAAGGCCACCGCCGACCTGGCGGGCAAGGTCCGGGCGAACAAGATCACGCCGGACGAGCTGTCCGGTGCGACGTTCACCATCTCCAACACCGGCTCGCGCGGCGCGCTCTTCGACACGATCATCGTGCCGCCGAACCAGGTCGCGATCCTCGGCATCGGCGCCACGGTCAAGCGCCCCGCCGTGATCGAGACGGAGGAGGGCACGGTCATCGGCGTCCGCGACATGACGTACCTGACCCTCTCCTACGACCACCGCCTGGTCGACGGTGCCGACGCGGCCCGCTACCTGACGGCCGTCAAGGCGATCCTGGAGGCCGGCGAGTTCGAGGTGGAGCTCGGCCTGTAA
- a CDS encoding peptidoglycan recognition protein family protein: MPRSAGKRVRRLPRPVLLALACLPGLAAVLALVLCAIGVDRTAARAARSAAARSAAPGHQAPRPPIVPRDRWLDGDARSQPPARYDDQVSAVFVHHTDSPNGYDCADAPRIIRYLYAGQTGARHWDDIGYNFLVDRCGTIYEGRAGGIDRAVTGAHTQGFNHRTAGIAALGTFTAGVEVPRAMTDAIAALAAWKLGLSDIDPRGSVRLTSSNSLSRYAAGTTALLPTLAGHSDGYMTSCPGAALAAHLPAIRELAARLQGRVPEVRGAMAATGTVAGTATGRASGTITGMPQGTQGAH, encoded by the coding sequence CTGCCGCGGTCGGCAGGAAAACGTGTACGACGGCTGCCGCGGCCCGTCCTCCTCGCCCTCGCCTGCCTCCCCGGGCTGGCCGCGGTGCTCGCGCTGGTGCTGTGCGCGATCGGTGTGGACCGTACGGCCGCCCGTGCCGCCCGGTCCGCCGCGGCCCGGTCCGCCGCCCCCGGGCACCAGGCGCCCAGGCCGCCCATCGTGCCGAGGGACCGCTGGCTGGACGGGGACGCGCGCAGCCAGCCGCCCGCCCGCTACGACGATCAGGTCTCCGCCGTCTTCGTGCACCACACCGACTCGCCCAACGGCTACGACTGCGCCGACGCGCCCCGCATCATCCGCTACCTCTACGCGGGCCAGACCGGCGCCAGGCACTGGGACGACATCGGCTACAACTTCCTCGTCGACCGCTGCGGCACCATCTACGAGGGCCGCGCCGGCGGCATCGACCGCGCCGTCACCGGTGCCCACACCCAGGGCTTCAACCACCGCACCGCGGGCATCGCCGCCCTCGGCACGTTCACGGCGGGCGTCGAGGTCCCCCGCGCGATGACCGACGCGATCGCCGCCCTCGCCGCCTGGAAGCTCGGCCTCTCGGACATCGACCCGCGCGGCAGCGTACGTCTCACCTCCAGCAACAGCCTCAGCCGCTACGCCGCCGGCACCACCGCCCTGCTGCCCACCCTCGCGGGCCACAGCGACGGCTACATGACCAGCTGCCCGGGCGCGGCCCTCGCCGCCCACCTCCCCGCGATCAGGGAACTGGCGGCCCGCCTCCAGGGCCGGGTTCCGGAGGTCCGAGGGGCCATGGCAGCCACCGGAACGGTCGCGGGAACGGCCACGGGGCGGGCCTCAGGAACGATCACAGGAATGCCACAGGGGACTCAGGGGGCGCACTGA
- the aceE gene encoding pyruvate dehydrogenase (acetyl-transferring), homodimeric type — translation MTDPNAIQPSELDQLPDRDPEETAEWQASLDAVAKAAGPHRAAYLMRRTLERAEGNGIALPKLLETDYVNTIPTAAEPSAPGDEEMERKITAWNRWNAAAMVTRGSKYGVGGHIATFASAAWLYETGFNHFFKGKEADGSGDQLYIQGHASPGIYARAFLDGRLNEDHLDNFRRESGGNGLPSYPHPRRLPWLWEFPTVSMGLGPLSAIYQARFNRYLTNRGIKDVSASHVWAFLGDGEMDEPESTAALALASREGLDNLTFVINCNLQRLDGPVRANFKIVQELEAQFRGAGWNVVKTLWGSAWDELFQLDTTGALVRRLRQVPDAQVQTYQTRDAAYIRQDFFGADPALVEMAKLLSDDKILECFHLSRGGHEARKVYAAYKAAVEFKGAPTVILAQTVKGHTLGEGFASKNANHQMKKLSVDEFRTMRDLLELPISDAQFVDGVVPYGHPGADSPEVRYLQERRAALGGPAPARRTHALAPLPAAADKTFAAFDKGSGSQSVATTMAFVRLVKDLVRDKQTGRRWVPIVPDEARTFGMESLFPSLGIYSPKGQTYEPVDRDQLMYYKEAKDGQILNEGITEAGSMADFIAASTAYSTHGEAMIPFYIFYSMFGWQRTADQMWQLGDQLGRGFLVGATAGRTTLTGEGLQHADGHSPVIAATNPAALTYDPAFAYEVATIVKDGLRRMYGEAAPGEDPNVFYYLTVYNEPMPQPAKPAAPGIDEGIVKGLYRFNTAESAGVDVAAANAPRIQLLSSGTAIHWVLEAQKLLAEEWGVAADVWSATSWSELRRDALDADAALLRGEERVPYVRQALQGADGPVLAVSDYMRQVPDQIAQWVEQDYSSLGADGFGLSDTREAARRHFGVDAQSVVVAALAQLARRGEVKATAVKEARERYGL, via the coding sequence ATGACCGACCCCAACGCCATCCAGCCGAGCGAGCTCGACCAGCTCCCGGACCGTGACCCCGAGGAAACCGCCGAATGGCAGGCCTCGCTGGACGCGGTCGCCAAGGCGGCCGGCCCGCACCGTGCCGCGTACCTGATGCGCCGCACGCTGGAGCGCGCGGAGGGCAACGGCATCGCGCTGCCCAAGCTGCTCGAGACCGACTACGTCAACACCATCCCGACCGCCGCCGAGCCGTCCGCGCCCGGTGACGAGGAGATGGAGCGGAAGATCACCGCGTGGAACCGCTGGAACGCGGCCGCGATGGTCACCCGGGGCAGCAAGTACGGCGTCGGCGGCCACATCGCCACCTTCGCTTCCGCCGCCTGGCTCTACGAGACGGGCTTCAACCACTTCTTCAAGGGCAAGGAAGCCGACGGCTCGGGCGACCAGCTCTACATCCAGGGCCACGCCTCCCCCGGCATCTACGCCCGCGCCTTCCTCGACGGCCGCCTGAACGAGGACCACCTCGACAACTTCCGCCGCGAGTCGGGCGGCAACGGCCTCCCGTCGTACCCGCACCCCCGCCGCCTGCCCTGGCTGTGGGAGTTCCCGACGGTGTCGATGGGCCTCGGCCCGCTGTCGGCGATCTACCAGGCGCGCTTCAACCGGTATCTGACCAACCGCGGCATCAAGGACGTCTCCGCGTCCCACGTCTGGGCCTTCCTCGGTGACGGCGAGATGGACGAGCCCGAGTCCACGGCGGCACTCGCCCTGGCCTCCCGCGAGGGTCTCGACAACCTGACCTTCGTCATCAACTGCAACCTGCAGCGCCTCGACGGCCCGGTCCGCGCGAACTTCAAGATCGTGCAGGAGCTGGAGGCCCAGTTCCGCGGCGCCGGCTGGAACGTCGTCAAGACGCTGTGGGGTTCGGCCTGGGACGAGCTGTTCCAGCTCGACACCACGGGCGCGCTCGTACGCCGCCTGCGCCAGGTGCCGGACGCCCAGGTGCAGACGTACCAGACCCGCGACGCCGCCTACATCCGCCAGGACTTCTTCGGCGCCGACCCGGCGCTCGTCGAGATGGCGAAGCTGCTGTCCGACGACAAGATCCTCGAGTGTTTCCACCTCTCCCGCGGTGGTCACGAGGCCCGCAAGGTGTACGCCGCGTACAAGGCCGCCGTCGAGTTCAAGGGCGCGCCGACCGTCATCCTGGCCCAGACCGTCAAGGGCCACACCCTCGGCGAGGGCTTCGCGTCGAAGAACGCCAACCACCAGATGAAGAAGCTGTCGGTGGACGAGTTCAGGACAATGCGCGACCTGCTGGAACTGCCGATCTCCGACGCTCAGTTCGTCGACGGGGTCGTCCCCTACGGCCACCCCGGCGCCGACTCCCCCGAGGTCCGCTACCTCCAGGAGCGCCGCGCGGCCCTCGGCGGCCCGGCCCCGGCCCGCCGTACGCACGCGCTGGCCCCCCTCCCGGCCGCCGCCGACAAGACGTTCGCCGCCTTCGACAAGGGCTCCGGCTCGCAGAGCGTGGCGACGACCATGGCCTTCGTCCGCCTGGTCAAGGACCTGGTCCGCGACAAGCAGACGGGGAGGCGCTGGGTGCCGATCGTCCCGGACGAGGCGCGCACCTTCGGCATGGAGTCGCTCTTCCCGTCCCTCGGGATCTACTCCCCCAAGGGCCAGACGTACGAGCCGGTCGACCGCGACCAGCTGATGTACTACAAGGAGGCCAAGGACGGCCAGATCCTCAACGAGGGGATCACCGAGGCCGGTTCCATGGCGGACTTCATCGCCGCGTCCACCGCGTACTCCACGCACGGTGAGGCGATGATCCCCTTCTACATCTTCTACTCGATGTTCGGCTGGCAGCGCACGGCCGACCAGATGTGGCAGCTCGGCGACCAGCTCGGCCGTGGTTTCCTCGTCGGTGCGACGGCCGGCCGTACGACCCTGACGGGCGAGGGCCTCCAGCACGCCGACGGTCACTCTCCGGTGATCGCGGCGACGAACCCGGCGGCGCTGACGTACGACCCGGCGTTCGCGTACGAGGTCGCGACGATCGTCAAGGACGGTCTGCGCCGGATGTACGGCGAGGCGGCCCCGGGCGAGGACCCGAACGTCTTCTACTACCTCACCGTCTACAACGAGCCGATGCCGCAGCCGGCCAAGCCGGCCGCCCCGGGCATCGACGAGGGCATCGTCAAGGGCCTGTACCGCTTCAACACGGCGGAGTCGGCCGGTGTGGACGTGGCGGCGGCGAACGCCCCGCGCATCCAGCTGCTCAGCTCCGGCACGGCGATCCACTGGGTCCTGGAGGCGCAGAAGCTGCTCGCGGAGGAATGGGGCGTGGCAGCGGACGTCTGGTCGGCCACCTCCTGGAGCGAGCTGCGCCGGGACGCGCTGGACGCGGACGCTGCGCTCCTGCGCGGCGAGGAGCGAGTGCCCTACGTCCGTCAGGCCCTCCAGGGCGCGGACGGCCCGGTGCTGGCGGTCTCCGACTACATGCGTCAGGTTCCCGACCAGATCGCGCAGTGGGTCGAGCAGGACTACTCCTCGCTGGGCGCGGACGGCTTCGGCCTCTCCGACACCCGCGAGGCGGCCCGCCGCCACTTCGGCGTCGACGCGCAGTCGGTGGTCGTCGCCGCCCTGGCCCAACTGGCCCGCCGCGGCGAGGTCAAGGCAACGGCGGTGAAGGAAGCCCGGGAGCGGTACGGGCTGTAA
- a CDS encoding GntR family transcriptional regulator, translating to MTTAPVVHSLREQIREHIVEGIVSGRWKPGERIVERRIATELEVSQTPVREALRELESLRLIESAPNKGVRVRNLTAADLEESYPVRAGLEAIAAELAAERLAGDCSALEPHVTALYEADRNADGTAQVRHTVAFHRELVRAAGNSVLLHTWEGLGIEVFTALSIRWLGTVQQSYAEEHEELVAAFRRRDPRIADLVKSHVLGCAPHTDDEPA from the coding sequence ATGACCACCGCGCCCGTCGTCCACTCGCTGCGCGAACAGATCCGCGAGCACATCGTGGAGGGGATCGTGAGCGGGCGCTGGAAGCCGGGTGAGCGGATCGTGGAGCGGCGGATCGCCACGGAGCTGGAGGTCAGCCAGACCCCGGTCCGGGAGGCGCTGCGCGAGCTGGAGTCCCTGAGGTTGATCGAGTCCGCGCCGAACAAGGGCGTACGCGTGCGGAATCTGACGGCGGCCGACCTGGAGGAGAGCTATCCGGTACGGGCCGGTCTTGAGGCGATCGCGGCGGAGTTGGCGGCGGAGCGGCTGGCCGGGGACTGCTCGGCACTGGAACCGCACGTCACGGCGCTGTACGAGGCCGACCGCAACGCCGACGGCACGGCCCAGGTGCGGCACACGGTCGCCTTCCACCGTGAGCTGGTGCGGGCGGCGGGCAACTCGGTGCTGCTGCACACCTGGGAGGGCCTGGGCATCGAGGTCTTCACGGCCCTGTCCATCCGCTGGCTGGGCACGGTCCAGCAGTCCTACGCGGAGGAACACGAGGAGTTGGTGGCCGCTTTCCGCCGCCGCGACCCCCGCATCGCGGACCTGGTCAAGTCCCACGTCCTGGGCTGCGCCCCACACACGGACGACGAGCCGGCGTAG